The following proteins are encoded in a genomic region of Desulfurispora thermophila DSM 16022:
- a CDS encoding N-acetylmuramoyl-L-alanine amidase, which translates to MRCRQYVWYVGLFLLFFCLTSPLAAGTTTVIVKSSLVNLRSGPGTNYPVVGKASNGTKLVVWQEKNGWYQVQYGKGSAWVAGWLVNKVSNGTKVGQSSTTGANNKSVVVNASLVNLRSGPGTNYPVVGKASNGTKLVVWQEKNGWYQVQYGKGSAWVAGWLVNYSSNNSSSGSINKDTHKPPATAVLGTGFVAGNTVNLRSGPGTNYNILGQLPYGTPLFLLDKTNDWYQVRLSGGQTGWLIASLVQLGDHGGIIPVGGVSRGDVNRSDGQAVVPEDVDNRIHSSATVELQGVTHSVDGLFETVSLHLSNVTRKYNIFKLDNPRRLVVDIPDARPASGVTDVKAGAPLVSQIRVGYFSKEPDQVRVVLDLQAEVVWESKVDEQTGTIHLFLSPAGDKKSAGKNLIVLDAGHGGSDPGAIGKNGTKEKSINLDIVLRLAELLRRKGVEVLLTRSDDSYVDLYERTAIANRAGAALFVSVHCNSNQNSTYGGTSTYFVRTPAEENQQLQQHSSELARSLQYQLVKQLGRRDIGVLQANFVVLRTSTMPAALVEVAFLSNAEEEALLNDDSFRQKAAQAIADGVLNYLQQKMAAN; encoded by the coding sequence GTGAGATGTAGACAATATGTATGGTACGTCGGTCTGTTCTTATTATTCTTTTGTCTAACCAGTCCGCTAGCGGCTGGGACGACAACCGTGATTGTAAAATCCAGTTTGGTTAATTTGCGCAGCGGCCCGGGTACCAATTATCCGGTAGTGGGAAAAGCGAGCAATGGAACTAAACTGGTCGTTTGGCAGGAGAAGAATGGCTGGTATCAGGTGCAATACGGCAAAGGGAGTGCCTGGGTGGCTGGCTGGTTGGTCAACAAGGTTAGCAACGGGACAAAAGTAGGGCAGAGCAGTACAACAGGAGCAAATAACAAATCTGTGGTGGTAAATGCAAGTCTGGTAAACTTGCGCAGCGGCCCGGGTACCAATTATCCGGTAGTGGGAAAAGCGAGCAATGGAACTAAACTGGTCGTTTGGCAGGAGAAGAATGGCTGGTATCAGGTGCAATACGGCAAAGGGAGTGCCTGGGTAGCCGGCTGGCTGGTAAATTATAGCAGTAATAATTCGTCGTCTGGTAGCATCAATAAAGATACGCATAAACCACCGGCTACTGCTGTATTAGGTACAGGTTTTGTAGCCGGGAATACTGTTAACCTGCGCAGCGGACCGGGTACAAACTATAATATACTGGGCCAGTTGCCTTACGGAACCCCTTTGTTTTTGCTGGATAAAACCAATGACTGGTATCAAGTACGGCTGTCTGGCGGTCAGACGGGCTGGCTTATCGCTTCTCTAGTGCAGCTGGGTGACCACGGCGGTATTATTCCAGTGGGTGGTGTATCCAGGGGGGACGTTAACCGCAGTGATGGACAGGCTGTAGTACCGGAAGATGTGGACAATCGTATTCACAGCTCTGCAACGGTTGAGTTGCAGGGGGTCACACATTCTGTGGACGGATTATTTGAAACGGTATCTTTGCACTTGAGCAATGTAACCAGGAAATATAATATTTTTAAACTTGATAATCCCCGCCGGCTGGTGGTGGATATTCCCGATGCCCGGCCCGCCAGCGGAGTGACAGATGTAAAAGCAGGAGCACCTCTGGTTAGCCAGATTAGGGTTGGTTATTTCAGCAAAGAGCCCGACCAGGTGCGGGTGGTTCTGGATTTGCAAGCAGAAGTCGTTTGGGAAAGCAAAGTTGACGAACAGACAGGGACAATTCATCTCTTCCTCAGCCCGGCGGGAGATAAAAAAAGTGCGGGGAAAAATTTGATTGTGCTGGATGCCGGACATGGCGGTAGCGACCCCGGTGCTATCGGCAAGAATGGTACAAAGGAGAAGAGTATTAACCTGGATATTGTATTGAGGTTAGCTGAGCTGTTGCGCCGGAAGGGGGTAGAGGTTTTGCTCACTCGCTCTGACGATTCATATGTTGACCTGTACGAGCGCACTGCTATTGCTAACCGTGCGGGGGCGGCTCTTTTTGTCAGTGTGCACTGTAACTCCAATCAGAATTCAACATACGGGGGTACAAGTACATATTTTGTACGCACACCTGCGGAAGAGAACCAGCAGCTCCAACAGCACTCTTCAGAATTGGCGCGCAGTTTGCAATACCAGCTGGTTAAACAATTGGGGAGAAGAGATATTGGGGTGCTGCAAGCAAATTTTGTTGT